In the Naumovozyma dairenensis CBS 421 chromosome 4, complete genome genome, one interval contains:
- the PTK1 gene encoding putative serine/threonine protein kinase PTK1 (similar to Saccharomyces cerevisiae PTK2 (YJR059W) and PTK1 (YKL198C); ancestral locus Anc_1.507) has product MTSSDSKNNIKSKNTSLKAFKVFGKKILTSNSDGSSDSQTSTKSDNNKSKINFFNGKKSGSKTSKQSSTHTIVKPSKAVADLIAQSSNPFVSKEKSAGNKSATSSSISSLSSNAKSSNYNVDALQSLPKKLSFTSSCQSSLKSQRMAHNPYAATASLTNSTIGNTSKNITQQSSIISGKKQEDLSFYMQDGDKKIRILPSPLGNPNDFLPTHMKQTSIQLTGNFTLDKDYKLIGSGGSSDVCKVVSTFKKKEIYALKKLNMVYDETPERFYKRCSKEFIISKHLSSSKNIHIVNTFYLLKIATTTYTTRGWGFIMELCSKDLFNLIQKTGWRNVPLSEKYCLFKQIVEGVKFMHEQGVAHRDLKPENVLLTQDGICKITDFGISDWYHIKPLDFSSPVKKCAGMIGSAPYASPEVMMYDAKKKYPESLQIPYDPLKLDSYSLGIILITMVNNIIPFLNSCNKDAKFRKYVTSYENFIRHQNSTFRQKGCYKAGPGAEYTLAKNFKNTAASRVAWRLADPNPETRYTMEDLVNDPWYKSIETCVDNIDGFSSCTTPKIKDELKLDYSENNNENDSMFSKLDDNNNFPAMNADHTHRENKAMFILNEDSFDEKQVFNSSNSKIPESNPPSTPKPLSTATTLASINYPPISTNPHTMLPLRRFSEMSIGSRASTVSTNGRTLVSASTDSSISIRNGNFTSRRKRKVVHNHMHIVNSVTGMSNIRF; this is encoded by the coding sequence ATGACGTCTTCAGACTCCaagaataatatcaaaTCGAAAAATACCTCTTTGAAAGCTTTCAAAGTATTTggtaaaaaaatattaacttCAAATTCAGATGGTAGCTCAGATTCTCAAACTTCTACCAAGAGcgacaataataaatcaaaaattaattttttcaatggaaAGAAGAGTGGTTCAAAAACTTCGAAACAATCATCAACACATACAATCGTTAAACCCTCAAAGGCAGTCGCTGACTTGATCGCTCAAAGTTCTAATCCCTTCgtttcaaaagaaaaatcgGCCGGTAATAAATCCGCCACTTCAAGTTCTATTTCGTCATTAAGTTCAAATGCAAAGAGTTCAAATTATAATGTCGATGCTTTACAATCATTACCTAAGAAACTATCGTTTACATCTTCATGCCAATCCTCTTTGAAGAGTCAACGTATGGCACATAATCCGTATGCTGCCACAGCATCTCTTACCAATAGTACCATAGGAAACACTTCCAAAAACATTACACAACaatcatcaattattaGTGGgaagaaacaagaagaCTTAAGTTTTTATATGCAAGATGgtgataaaaaaattagaatatTACCATCACCACTTGGAAATCCAAATGATTTCTTACCAACCCACATGAAACAAACAAGTATTCAACTAACTGGTAATTTTACATTAGATAAAGATTATAAATTAATTGGATCTGGTGGATCAAGTGACGTTTGTAAAGTTGTTTCCACTTttaaaaagaaggaaatatacgcattgaaaaaattaaatatggTTTATGATGAAACACCAGAAAGATTTTATAAACGTTGCTCAAAGgaattcatcattagtAAACATTTAAGCTCATCGAAGAATATTCATATCGTTAAtactttttatttattgaaaatagcAACCACTACCTATACAACAAGAGGTTGGGGGTTCATCATGGAACTTTGTTCCAAAGATCTATTCaatttgattcaaaaaACAGGTTGGAGGAACGTTCCATTGAGTGAGAAATATTGTCTTTTCAAACAAATCGTTGAAGGAGTTAAATTTATGCATGAACAAGGTGTTGCACACCGTGATTTAAAACCTGAAAACGTTTTATTGACGCAAGATGGTATTTGTAAGATTACTGATTTTGGGATTTCAGATTGGTATCATATTAAACCATTGGATTTTTCTAGCCCCGTTAAGAAATGTGCAGGTATGATTGGTTCAGCTCCATATGCTTCACCTGAAGTTATGATGTATGAcgcaaagaaaaaatatccAGAGTCACTGCAAATACCATACGATCCTTTAAAATTAGATAGCTACAGTTTAGGAATCATTTTAATTACGATGGTTAATAACATCATACCTTTTCTCAATTCTTGTAATAAAGATGCAAAGTTTAGGAAATACGTTACATCTTATGAAAACTTCATACGCCATCAAAATTCAACATTTAGACAGAAAGGCTGTTACAAAGCTGGTCCAGGTGCTGAATACACATTAGccaagaatttcaaaaatacaGCTGCTTCTCGTGTAGCGTGGAGATTAGCTGATCCAAACCCCGAAACACGTTATACTATGGAGGATTTAGTGAATGACCCTTGGtataaatcaattgaaacatGCGTTGATAACATTGACGGTTTTTCATCCTGTACAACTCCCAAAATCAAGGATGAATTAAAGCTTGATTACtctgaaaataataatgaaaacgATTCAATGTTTTCTAAATtggatgataataataactttCCCGCTATGAATGCCGATCATACCCATCGTGAGAATAAAGCTATGTTTATCTTAAATGAAGATTCTTTTGATGAAAAACAAGTATTCAATAGTTCCAATAGTAAAATTCCTGAATCCAACCCACCAAGTACACCTAAGCCATTAAGTACGGCCACTACTCTGGCTTCTATTAATTATCCTCCAATCTCTACGAATCCTCATACTATGCTACCTCTACGAAGATTTAGTGAAATGTCCATTGGTTCACGTGCTAGTACTGTCTCGACTAATGGTAGAACATTGGTTTCTGCGTCTACTGATTCGTCAATATCGATAAGAAACGGGAATTTTACTTcaagaaggaaaaggaaagtTGTACATAATCATATGCATATTGTCAACAGTGTTACAGGAATGTCCAACATTCGTTTCTGA
- the PEX1 gene encoding AAA family ATPase peroxin 1 (similar to Saccharomyces cerevisiae PEX1 (YKL197C); ancestral locus Anc_1.506) translates to MTSLQFVQLQIHCSPNIRGNFVRLPPAICDTLDLTNLPIQCFNVCLEPGSGRSDTDIQQKKIYLGWDGFTSQSSNSIEINNIVAKTYNLQEDEFIDIIIRKLDENQIIEEALIEPCTSDDWEIIENNVPFLQDQIIYQTRVMTLNSVIICYVGDIVAKFQVKKISPENLDVGKISAGTMIIVEPKENEIRNQQFKKQSMINNDGEHDIIIKQKILRSLQWNIQDDCALEDDIVVWIDQNDDKILDCKYAFVSVLHNKLEIMKTKEKQKKLDFHDDRNEKPMSFNKKIIVKIKRFEKRKHTIMKDHILLSDSLWSILSLTPQNGVKLKVQFVKNRTIVQKHTFMNEKRINIYPIFSSNLSAKPNPESIARNTKFLMERLKASTLGKRTIFWEYKLLIELNLSKGTSTFFDFSNEPITSNSWILLNENYKKVQPPPTFRKELTNLKVPKIVGMDNTIDEIVKYLTIPILPSPGIIVEGRQGSGKTSLLLNIWKTLSSSPYPYYVKYIDCETITDVFSFDNMKTMLNECISSLYWHYPSILILDNADYLFTESLTDEQQQGKINNNNSISSKLTANLINIVDNISNKRPEAIRVIFGVKDKKAINTLFFDKHFIGKTWTLLPPNREKRLLLLEHLFKLRNESMGEDFNMSLHTDLNLNDMSLEIEGYSILDIEKLIDKLFYEVQISSRNNNESSTDLLITNNAFIKCLKVFVPSSLQNVSLTKDTGVRWSDIGGLKNVKRLLLETLEWPTKYSPIFKRCPLRLRSGILLYGYPGCGKTLLASAIAQQCGLNFISVKGPEILNKYIGASEQNVRELFERAQSVQPCILFFDEFDSIAPKRGHDSTGVTDRVVNQLLTQMDGAEGLEGVYILAATSRPDLIDPALLRPGRLDKSVLCNIPNEEDRYDIMCSITGDETSNNELKLKNDTDLKAVVQATVGYSGADLQGLCYNAYLKAVHRYLSQESEPSQMKKRMNKNAGHINLIFNLINENVTLANKDILDEINGELQGRLSKEKGTDQESNSNPIKKSSPNVLITLADLLDACQETKPSISLSELRKLRDIYNKFQTDRDGALPTGETSDEIGSRLSLM, encoded by the coding sequence ATGACAAGTTTACAATTTGTACAATTGCAAATACATTGCTCGCCAAATATTAGAGGAAACTTTGTACGGTTGCCACCGGCAATATGTGATACCTTAGATTTAACGAACTTACCAATTCAATGCTTTAATGTCTGTTTGGAGCCTGGATCAGGTAGAAGTGATACCGATattcaacaaaagaagatatatttAGGTTGGGATGGTTTTACGTCGCAATCATCCAACtccattgaaattaataatattgttgCGAAAACTTACAATTTACAAGAAGATGAGTTCATCGACATTATAATAAGAAAGTTGGATGAAAAccaaattattgaagaagctCTTATAGAACCATGTACGAGTGATGATTgggaaattattgaaaataatgtgCCTTTTTTGCAagatcaaataatataccaGACCAGAGTCATGACGCTTAATAGTGTCATTATATGTTATGTAGGTGATATCGTTGCTAAATTTCAagtgaagaaaatatctcCTGAGAATCTAGATGTTGGAAAAATATCAGCTGGAACAATGATTATTGTTGAACCgaaggaaaatgaaattagaaatCAACAATTTAAAAAGCAAAGTATGATTAACAATGATGGAGAACAcgatatcatcatcaaacaaaaaatattgagaTCACTTCAATGGAATATACAAGATGATTGTGCGctagaagatgatatagTGGTATGGATAGATCAGAATGACGACAAAATTCTCGATTGCAAGTACGCTTTTGTTTCTGTGTTAcataataaattagaaataatgaaaacgAAAGAAAAGCAGAAAAAACTTGATTTTCATGATGACAGAAATGAAAAGCCTATGTCCttcaataagaaaattattgTGAAAATTAAGAGATTTgagaaaaggaaacataCGATTATGAAAGATCATATATTGTTATCAGATTCACTATGGTCTATCTTATCGCTAACCCCACAAAATGGTGTGAAACTTAAAGTTCAATTTGTTAAGAATAGGACAATTGTACAAAAGCATACATTTATGAATgagaaaagaattaatatttATCCTATCTTTAGTAGTAATTTATCAGCGAAACCGAATCCTGAATCCATTGCGAGAAATACCAAATTTTTAATGGAAAGATTGAAGGCCTCAACGTTAGGCAAACGAACTATATTTTGGGAATACAAACTTCtgattgaattgaatttatctAAAGGTACCAGTAcattttttgatttctcCAATGAACCAATAACTTCTAATTCATGGATCCTGTTGAATGAGAACTATAAGAAAGTACAACCTCCGCCCACTTTCCGAAAAGAATTGACAAACCTCAAAGTGCCTAAAATAGTTGGTATGGATAATacaattgatgaaatagtaaaatatttaacGATACCTATTTTACCATCGCCCGGTATTATAGTTGAAGGCCGCCAAGGTTCAGGGAAAACATCGTTACTTTTGAATATCTGGAAAACTCTTTCTAGTTCACCGTATCCATATTATGTTAAATATATCGACTGCGAAACCATTACCGATGTTTTTAGTTTCGATAATATGAAGACAATGTTAAATGAATGTATATCGTCACTGTATTGGCATTATCCATCTATACTAATACTAGACAATGCAGACTATTTATTTACGGAGTCTCTGACTgatgaacaacaacaggGGAagatcaataataataattcgaTATCGTCAAAACTAACTgctaatttaattaatattgTTGACAATATTTCGAATAAACGTCCGGAAGCAATTCGTGTAATTTTTGGCGTCAAAGACAAGAAAGCAATAAACACGTTGTTTTTTGACAAACATTTCATAGGTAAGACATGGACTTTATTACCACCAAATAGGGAGAAACGATTACTTTTATTGGAACACTTGTTTAAACTTCGAAACGAATCGATGGGAGAAGATTTTAATATGAGTTTACATACTGATTTAAACCTTAATGATATGTCGTTGGAGATAGAAGGTTACTCTATATTAGATATAGAAAAACTGATTGATAAGTTGTTCTACGAGGTCCAGATTTCAAgtagaaataataatgaatcatcGACTGACTTATTAATTACTAACAATGCGTTTATAAAATGTCTTAAAGTCTTTGTGCCATCTTCATTACAAAATGTTAGTTTAACTAAGGATACTGGTGTTAGATGGTCAGATATTGGAGGATtaaaaaatgttaaaaGATTACTATTAGAGACTTTAGAATGGCCCACGAAATATTCACCCATTTTCAAGAGATGTCCCTTAAGATTAAGATCCGGTATCTTATTATATGGATATCCAGGTTGTGGTAAAACATTACTAGCTAGTGCCATCGCTCAACAGTGCGGATTAAATTTCATATCCGTGAAAGGCCctgaaatattgaataagtATATTGGTGCAAGTGAACAAAATGTTAGAGAGTTATTTGAAAGGGCACAATCTGTGCAGCCAtgtattttatttttcgaTGAGTTTGATTCTATAGCGCCTAAGAGAGGACATGATTCAACGGGTGTTACTGATAGAGTAGttaatcaattattaacaCAGATGGACGGAGCAGAAGGATTAGAGGGAGTTTATATACTAGCCGCAACCAGTCGACCCGATTTGATTGATCCTGCATTATTAAGACCTGGAAGATTAGATAAAAGTGTCTTATGTAATATTCcgaatgaagaagatagaTATGATATTATGTGTTCGATAACGGGTGATGAAACAAGTAACAACGAACttaaattaaaaaatgataCGGATTTGAAAGCAGTTGTACAAGCAACAGTGGGATATTCGGGTGCTGATTTACAGGGGTTGTGTTACAATGCATATTTAAAAGCTGTTCATAGGTACTTGTCCCAGGAGTCGGAACCTTCGCAAATGAAAAAACGTATGAACAAGAACGCAGGGCATATTAATCTGATTTTTAATCTAATCAACGAAAACGTGACGCTCGCGAATAAAGATATActtgatgaaattaatggTGAATTACAAGGTCGGTTATCCAAGGAAAAAGGAACCGATCAAGAAAGTAATTCCAATCCAATTAAGAAGAGTAGTCCTAATGTGTTGATAACGTTGGCTGATTTATTAGACGCTTGTCAGGAGACAAAACCCAGTATCTCTCTTTCAGAACTAAGAAAATTACGTGATATCTATAATAAGTTCCAGACCGATAGGGATGGTGCTTTACCTACCGGCGAGACATCCGATGAAATTGGTAGTAGACTCTCCCTcatgtaa
- the MNN4 gene encoding Mnn4p (similar to Saccharomyces cerevisiae MNN4 (YKL201C) and YJR061W; ancestral locus Anc_1.509) codes for MTEKKKQFYRKSSRFIIPILSKLNATHLRQALASLIVIQFIITAIIWSTYNSTSVSLTTNSLSSSSSSSPIPLLFSGGGSFFDAISSFSPFSSSSSQAVDDAPKFISTAEPIEVEDDIGYAAALYRKIKFDTKPTWIDDYTLKKNLLTVNVGPRRGQRLKHTDELRFYDFDPRLSWSVYLHYLLSQNYTSILNEASNSQFDFTQPFDAQSTNASASPRTTYTNLNHKVTMPFSWYDWTDFHELNKIIALEKAEIRCEFMFNSAFDIETLSAIETEIDETLFLNDRDKYDNKKWYRLARKSSVRHESTKIDKVCEKINPEDTYVNLRNSSIPKKLPRFTTQFKIKRLFDKLRPEVFQLQARNYILTTQKHPLSLTIVANNNASYQINLEQNERLNLVESNLLRNFVEDYQNSPEFLKEVPMDSLSTIDSELPSGKITPEGANVEYDLVFNHYKVFQDFLDNEDIAKIFKVDIPETDKSFFDYDLVHLQHEDFEFDVEAKIKELESIPESELSPHFKQYLESLKVSSWTIPTLQKKYFEEAGQLQQFKGMGHHRDQRFFNGDNLINDEQEYFGRLNSMIRTFQKFTRSNGLISWLSHGTLYGYLYNGHSFPWDNDFDLQLPIKHLHLLAQYFNQSLILEDPREGNGRYLIDIGTSITVRTNGNGKNNIDARLVDVDTGLYIDLTGLSVSNGEVRENFADWMKKKAKELHINLDKEKVYDESEVKDLDKFDGKDLRKLNCTQLVTWIEKHQEKFSKNDLDKAREAVKKETVDIPKSRSGSKNLNPRERYEVNKKLQLFNCRNNHYTNLELVSPLINTVFHGVPALIPSKYIASLKKEYGVPKEYYYLTFEKMTFLPELRGWFKTHYIDRCSNLHGWFPPKFTKLPNTDSLKNISFPAVKTLYQNIQKAGYIDMFANHFNCFHATSYRLKELEIQYGADLTPEQKRIYLHDLRTNVAPKLNSPAKDPIIFQYERHIYNRLLRKINDTTVVAALENSIQMEHVSKVWELTMALKHKKFDIFNITRVVRIPSPDGLSYHEKIDNVDLNQVGNQLFANYNGSKIQIFDKDPVLDFQTL; via the coding sequence ATGAcggagaagaagaagcaatTTTATCGTAAATCTTCACGCTTCATTATCCCTATATTATCGAAATTAAATGCGACTCATTTAAGACAAGCCTTAGCAAGTTTAATCGTTATACAATTTATAATAACAGCTATAATATGGTCTACCTATAATTCAACATCAGTTTCATTGACGACAAATTCcttatcttcttcatcatcttcctcCCCgattccattattattttctggTGGAGGTTCTTTTTTCGATGCCATTTCGTCATTTTCTCCATTctcctcttcttcatcacaAGCTGTAGATGACGCTCCAAAATTCATATCCACTGCTGAGCCTATCGAagttgaagatgatatcgGATATGCTGCAGCATTATACAGAAAGATAAAATTTGATACCAAACCTACTTGGATAGATGACTAtactttgaagaaaaatcttTTGACAGTAAATGTTGGACCCAGAAGAGGTCAAAGATTAAAACATACTGATGAATTAAGATTCTATGATTTCGATCCAAGATTGTCATGGTCTGTTTATTTACACTACCTATTATCACAAAACTATACATCTATTTTAAATGAGGCATCTAATTCACAATTTGATTTCACACAACCGTTTGATGCTCAATCAACTAATGCATCTGCATCTCCACGTACAACATACACGAATTTGAATCATAAAGTCACTATGCCATTTTCTTGGTATGATTGGACAGATTTCCATGAGCTAAATAAGATTATTGCTTTAGAAAAAGCTGAAATTAGATGTGAATTCATGTTTAACTCTGCCTTCGATATCGAGACATTATCTGCCATCGAAAcagaaattgatgaaacCTTATTTTTAAACGATAGAGAcaaatatgataataaaaaatggtATAGATTGGCAAGAAAATCATCAGTTCGTCATGAATCAACcaaaattgataaagttTGTGAGAAAATTAACCCGGAAGATACTTACGTCAATTTAAGAAACTCAAGTATCCCCAAAAAATTACCAAGATTTACTACACAATTTAAGATTAAACGtctatttgataaattaagaCCAGAAGTTTTCCAATTGCAAGCAAGAAATTACATTTTGACAACGCAGAAACATCCTTTATCTTTAACTATTGTGGCTAACAATAATGCATCTTACCAAATAAATTTGGAACAAAATGAACGTTTAAATTTGGttgaatcaaatttattacgTAACTTCGTGGaagattatcaaaattCTCCAGAGTTTTTGAAGGAAGTCCCAATGGATTCTCTTTCAACAATAGACTCCGAGCTTCCCTCGGGGAAAATCACCCCAGAAGGTGCCAATGTAGAATATGATCTTGTATTCAATCATTACAAAGTGTTCCAAgattttcttgataatgaagatatcgCTAAGATTTTCAAAGTAGATATCCCGGAAACtgataaatcatttttCGATTATGATTTGGTCCATTTACAACACGAAGATTTCGAATTCGACGTAGAGGCCAAGATAAAGGAATTGGAATCCATTCCTGAATCCGAGCTATCACCACACTTCAAGCAATATTTAGAGTCCTTAAAAGTTTCATCATGGACAATCCCAACCTTacagaaaaaatatttcgaaGAAGCTGGTCAACTTCAACAATTCAAAGGTATGGGTCATCACAGAGATCAAAGGTTTTTCAACGGTGATAATctaattaatgatgaacaagaatattttgGTAGATTGAACTCTATGATTAGAACATTCCAGAAGTTTACTAGATCAAATGGGTTAATTTCATGGTTAAGTCATGGAACTTTGTATGGTTATCTTTACAATGGTCATTCTTTCCCTTGggataatgattttgatttacAATTACCGATTAAACATTTACACCTGTTGGCTCAGTATTTTAATCAGTCCTTAATTCTAGAAGACCCAAGGGAAGGGAATGGAAGATATTTGATTGATATAGGTACTTCTATCACTGTCAGAACCAATGGGAACGGgaagaataatattgatgCAAGATTGGTTGATGTTGACACAGGTCTTTACATTGACTTAACAGGTCTTAGTGTCTCTAATGGTGAGGTTAGAGAAAACTTCGCAGATTGGATGAAAAAGAAGGCCAAAGAATTACATATTAACTtggataaagaaaaagtttACGATGAAAGTGAAGTCAAAGATCTAGATAAATTTGACGGGAAAGATCttagaaaattaaattGTACCCAACTAGTAACTTGGATTGAAAAGCATCAAGAAAAGTTTAGTAAAAATGATCTTGACAAAGCTAGAGAAGCCGTCAAGAAAGAAACTGTGGATATTCCCAAGAGTAGATCTGGCTCCAAGAACTTAAATCCAAGAGAAAGATATGAAgtgaataaaaaattacagCTTTTCAATTGTAGAAATAACCATTATACCAATTTAGAATTAGTCTCACCATTAATAAACACCGTTTTCCACGGTGTGCCTGCATTAATTCCAAGTAAATATATAGCATCGTTGAAAAAAGAGTATGGTGTGCCAAAGGAATATTACTACTTGacttttgaaaagatgACATTCTTGCCCGAGTTAAGGGGTTGGTTCAAGACACACTATATCGATAGGTGCTCCAACTTACATGGATGGTTCCCACCTAAATTCACAAAATTGCCTAATACAGACTctctgaaaaatatttcatttccAGCCGTTAAAACactttatcaaaatatacaaaaagCTGGATATATTGACATGTTTGCCAACCATTTTAACTGTTTCCATGCGACAAGCTATAGGCTCAAAGAGCTAGAAATCCAATATGGTGCTGATCTTACTCCagaacaaaaaagaatCTACCTACATGATCTAAGAACTAATGTAGCTCCCAAACTAAATTCCCCGGCTAAAGATCCAATCATTTTCCAATACGAAAGGCACATATATAACAGATTgttaagaaaaattaatgacACTACAGTAGTCGCTGCACTggaaaattcaattcagATGGAGCATGTTTCTAAAGTATGGGAATTGACAATGGCTTTGAAGCACAAAAAGTTtgatatcttcaatattacTAGAGTTGTAAGGATCCCCTCTCCAGATGGTTTAAGCTATCATGAGAAAATCGACAACGTTGATCTGAACCAAGTCGGAAACCAATTATTTGCTAACTATAATGGCTCAAAAATACAAATTTTCGATAAAGACCCAGTTCTTGATTTCCAAACactataa